In the genome of Oncorhynchus masou masou isolate Uvic2021 chromosome 26, UVic_Omas_1.1, whole genome shotgun sequence, one region contains:
- the LOC135514971 gene encoding tetraspanin-9-like, with protein sequence MARGCLCCVKYMLFLFNLLFWLGGCGLLGVGVWLSVSQGSFATLSPSFPSISAANLIITLGAVIMVTGFLGCLGAIKENKCLLLSFFITLLVILLAELILLILFFVYTDNVSDARQDLQEGLVRYLTTNDLPYNAWNTIQAEWHCCGVNGYTDWHTALQEKVVPDHCCQDIYQDCGRNATNQFWTRGCYEKVEEWLDDNKHLLGTIAMCVLVIQLLGMAFSMTLYQQIHRSGKKYEA encoded by the exons ATGGCTCGCGGCTGCCTCTGCTGTGTCAAATACATGTTGTTCCTCTTCAACCTGCTCTTCTGG TTGGGGGGCTGTGGTTTGTTGGGTGTGGGGGTGTGGTTGTCTGTGTCCCAGGGCAGCTTTGCCACCCTATCACCATCCTTCCCCTCCATCTCTGCTGCCAACCTCATCATCACCCTGGGTGCTGTCATCATGGTTACAGGCTTCCTGGGTTGCCTGGGTGCCATCAAGGAGAACAAGTGTCTGCTGCTGAGT TTTTTCATCACGTTGTTGGTTATTCTGTTGGCGGAGCTGATCCTTCTTATCCTGTTCTTCGTATACACAGACAAT GTGAGTGATGCCAGACAGGACCTGCAAGAGGGACTT GTACGGTACCTAACTACTAATGATCTACCATATAACGCCTGGAACACCATACAGGCAGAG tggcaTTGTTGTGGGGTGAATGGGTACACAGACTGGCACACTGCCCTGCAGGAGAAGGTGGTTCCTGACCACTGCTGTCAGGATATCTACCAGGACTGTGGGCGCAATGCCACCAACCAGTTCTGGACACGG GGTTGCTATGAGAAGGTGGAGGAGTGGTTGGAtgacaataaacacctgctgggAACCATTGCCATGTGTGTTCTGGTCAtacag CTCCTGGGTATGGCCTTCTCCATGACTTTGTACCAGCAGATCCACCGATCCGGGAAGAAGTATGAAgcttag
- the LOC135514969 gene encoding probable imidazolonepropionase — protein sequence MSISLNHSCIVCVCVFFLSGGVELGALAISHLEDVTDDGIAAMATAKTTTVLLPTTACILRVPQPQARDMLEAGVIVAPRSDFNPNAYCCSMVGTRGRGVEVVMHLACVNMRRSMPESLAALAINAAYALGRSHTHGSLEVNKHGDLLVLNASRFEIF from the exons ATGTCCATCTCACTTAACCATtcctgcattgtgtgtgtgtgtgtgttttttctctcTGGTGGGGTAGAGCTCGGTGCCTTGGCTATCAGTCACCTGGAGGATGTGACCGATGATGGCATTGCTGCCATGGCGACAGCGAAGACCACCACCGTCCTGCTCCCAACCACCGCTTGCATCCTGCGGGTACCCCAGCCGCAGGCCCGAGACATGCTGGAGGCTGGGGTCATTGTTGCCCCGAGGAGTGACTTCAACCCTAATGCCTACTGTTGCTCTATGGTGGGTACCAGAGGACggggggtggaggtggtgatGCACCTGGCGTGTGTCAACATGAGGAGGTCCATGCCCGAGTCTTTGGCCGCCCTCGCCATCAACGCAGCCTACGCCCTGGGCCGCTCTCACACGCACGGCTCCCTGGAGGTCAACAAACACGGCGACCTGCTGGTCCTCAACGCATCACG GTTTGAGATCTTCTGA
- the LOC135514970 gene encoding small nuclear ribonucleoprotein F has translation MSLPLNPKPFLNGLTGKPVMVKLKWGMEYKGYLVSVDSYMNMQLANTEEYVDGALAGHLGEVLVRCNNVLYIRGVEEEEEDGEMKE, from the exons ATG aGTTTACCTCTGAACCCTAAACCCTTCCTGAATGGCCTGACAGGCAAGCCGGTGATGGTGAAGCTGAAGTGGGGGATGGAGTACAAGGGCTACCTAGTGTCTGTGGACAGCTACATGAACATGCAG TTGGCGAACACAGAAGAGTATGTGGATGGAGCGTTGGCTGGTCACCTTGGAGAAGTACTTGTTAG GTGCAATAATGTTTTATATattagaggagtggaggaagaagaggaggacggaGAAATGAAAGAATGA